The window CTGCTGACCAAACGGCAGCGACGACGGATCCTCCGCCGGGTGGCCGACACGCCCGAGGGGACGACTGTCGACGGGCTCACGGAGCACCTAGCCGTAGCGGGCTCGACGACCTCGAACGGAAACGGACTCTCGGAAAGTCGGGGTATCGAACTTCACCACGTTCACCTGCCGATGTTACGGGAGGCGAACGTGATCGAGTACGATGCCGGTCGGCCCACCGTGCGTCGGGGCCGAGAGTTCCAACGCGTTCTGTCTCTGTTGGAGGCGATCGACGGTCACCGAAAGGACACATCGACGGACCGCTCCTGATCGCGGGTATCTCAGCTCTCTCGCAGGCGACGAGTCGGGCTCCCGGATCGTCGCAGTCCGTACCGTGCGCTCCAGCGGGGAGGAGGCACTACCCGTCGTCTGTCCCCAGGAACCTTCCGTCGACTCGGACTTCGATGCTGCCGTCCCCGCTCACCGAGACGCCGGTGCCGGCGTACCGAAACGAGACTGTTACCGGCGGTGACTGTCCATCGAGCAGCGTATCGAGCGCCCCCGAATCGACAGTCTCCTGCAGAGGTGGCAGATCGGTCGTCGCCCGGTCAGTGGCCGCAGCAACTGCTTCGACGATCGCCACACTGGGCAGGGTCGATTGCTCCCAGTTGTGGCGGACCGTCGTGGACCTCGCATCTGTGTTTGCAGGCTGGTCTACTGTGTCTGAGTCACCGATCTGATCTGTGTCGTCACACATTATTTTCACTTGGTCGAGGAAACGAGAGCGGAGGTCACTGCTCGGGTTTCTGTACCGGGCCTTCGATCCGCGTCTGGATCGGATCGCTGTGCGTCTCTGCGCCCACTCATGGCTATTCGCGGTTACTGTCGAGTTGCCACGTGAACAGCGCTTTCAGGACGACGACCAGGCTGTTCGTGGGCCCCGTTCCCCAGATGGCCGTTTCGTCGCGCGGCTCGGGCGGGTGTTGACCGTCACCGTCGACGAGGACACTCACGAGCGTCTTCTCTCGGTCCACCATAAGGAGGCGACCGGCGGGCGTATCCGACCAGTCCCACAGCGACTCGAACAGTTGCGCGTCGGGGACCTCCTGTTCGAGCCGATCCTCGGCCGGTTGAGACATCTCTGCGAGCCGGATCGACGCTCCGCGGTCGCTGGCGGCGGCTAAGCTTCGGACGATCTCCTCGGTCAGTAGCTCCTCGACGGTCATGTAGACGATCTCGTCGTCAGCGGTCGAGACGAACTCCACGACGCGTTCGGTCACGGTTTCTCGGCCGGTGACCGTCCAGACGCCCTGCTGTTCGGTCGTCCGGTTCGATGATGCGAGCGTATCCAGGGCGTCTGTCAGGGCGGCCACGCGGTGGTTGTACTCCTGCTCGAAGTGACGGGCGGTCGTCTCCGTCGAGATCGCCCAATATCGCCGTGGACTCGACTGTTTGACGTCGACGAGGCCGCGCTCTCGGAGTTCGTCGGCCGCGTCGTAGACGCGGGTTCGGGGGACGTCGGCGGCTTCGCTCACGTCCTGAGCCGTTCCCTCACCGAGGCCCACGAGTGCGACGAACGTCCGGGCGGCGTAGGTACTGAGCCCGAGTTCTTCGAGTTGTTTGACGGCCGTGGACCGTGCGTGGTCGGATGGGTCACCGGACATCGAGTCGTCACCAGTCTCGTGAACCACCGAGTGTGGTGGTTTTCGGCGTGTAGCCGCAGCGAGGTTGGGACCAAATCTGCGGCTTCACGCCACGCTACTGTCTGTGCTACCCGTACATAGATGTACTGTGATTAAGTGAGTGAATAATCTCGGAGCGCTGGCTCTGGCGGTTCCAGGACCCCTAGAAATCG is drawn from Halobellus limi and contains these coding sequences:
- a CDS encoding TrmB family transcriptional regulator, which codes for MSGDPSDHARSTAVKQLEELGLSTYAARTFVALVGLGEGTAQDVSEAADVPRTRVYDAADELRERGLVDVKQSSPRRYWAISTETTARHFEQEYNHRVAALTDALDTLASSNRTTEQQGVWTVTGRETVTERVVEFVSTADDEIVYMTVEELLTEEIVRSLAAASDRGASIRLAEMSQPAEDRLEQEVPDAQLFESLWDWSDTPAGRLLMVDREKTLVSVLVDGDGQHPPEPRDETAIWGTGPTNSLVVVLKALFTWQLDSNRE
- a CDS encoding DUF7344 domain-containing protein, translated to MSDLPPSISTETALRLLTKRQRRRILRRVADTPEGTTVDGLTEHLAVAGSTTSNGNGLSESRGIELHHVHLPMLREANVIEYDAGRPTVRRGREFQRVLSLLEAIDGHRKDTSTDRS
- a CDS encoding HalOD1 output domain-containing protein, with the protein product MCDDTDQIGDSDTVDQPANTDARSTTVRHNWEQSTLPSVAIVEAVAAATDRATTDLPPLQETVDSGALDTLLDGQSPPVTVSFRYAGTGVSVSGDGSIEVRVDGRFLGTDDG